The Methanosarcina barkeri str. Wiesmoor DNA segment AAAAATTCGTTTGGGAGATACTTTTAAAGAAGTGAGTATCAAATTAGATTAGAGATTTTAAAAGCTAATTTGAGATTCCCTTAAAGACATATCATTTGTAACATAATCTTTTAATAAAAGTACTTTCAATAAATATAACGTAACAATGAGCTCATCTTTGTGTGACACTATCTGGCTTTCTGAAAAAAGAAAAAATCTCCTTCTTCTGCTTATGGAAGGTCCCAGGGACATTGAGCAAATAAAAACCTCTCTCAATGTGACCTCAAAGGCGATGATGCCTCAGATTAAAATCCTTAAAAAACAGGAACTGGTCCTCCAGGAAGAGAACACTTATATGCTCTCGGAGATTGGAAAACTTGTCGTAGGAAACATGCTTCCTCTCCTGAATACACTTGAAGTCCTAGAGGAAAACAGAGAATACTGGGCAAGCCGGGATACAAGTGTTATACCCCAGGAGCAGTTTATGCGGCTTGGAGAGCTGGGGGAGTGTATGGTAATCGAACCCGATCTTAACCATCTGTTTGACCTTCCACGAGAATTTACTGAGAATCTTATAAAGTCCAGATGCATCATGAGTTCGCTTTCTTATTATCATCCTCTTTATTCATCGCTTTATTCCAAGCTTGCAAAAAGAGGAGCTGAAATGGAAATTGTGCTTACGAAAGCCGTACTTGAAAGGCTAAAAAATGACTGTCGAGACGAACTGGGAACCCTTCTCGATTCCAAAAATACAGTCGTCAAGGTCTGCGAGGAAAACCTGAAGCTTCCGACAATTGCCGTTACTGAAAAATTCATGTATATCTGTCTTTTCGATAAGCAGGGAAAATATGACCACAGGAAAGTAATGAGTTTCGATGCAAGCGCTCTTCGCTGGGGAAAAGAGCTTTTTATGTATTATAATGAATTGTCTCAAGAAGTAATCGAAATTTGAAGCAAGCCTGATTACAGGCAGGACAGAAGCAAGTCTTTCACCTCTCTTTCATAGCTGGCCGGAGTTTTGACTATGAGTTTTAAAAATTTCTCCCTGAAATCAAAGCTAGTTATCTATATCGTTGTCGGGGTTTTTCTTGTTCTTGCAGTCTCTACGGCTGTAATCATCAGTACGGTCACTTCTCAGGAAGAAAAGCTGGCTTATCAGAAATCAATCGAAATGGCAAGCAGTTATGCAAACCAGTTCGATGCCGATATGAAAGCTAACAGCGCAATTGCAAATACGGTTGCCCTTACAATGGAAAATTATGAGGCTTCCAAC contains these protein-coding regions:
- a CDS encoding winged helix-turn-helix domain-containing protein, with translation MSSSLCDTIWLSEKRKNLLLLLMEGPRDIEQIKTSLNVTSKAMMPQIKILKKQELVLQEENTYMLSEIGKLVVGNMLPLLNTLEVLEENREYWASRDTSVIPQEQFMRLGELGECMVIEPDLNHLFDLPREFTENLIKSRCIMSSLSYYHPLYSSLYSKLAKRGAEMEIVLTKAVLERLKNDCRDELGTLLDSKNTVVKVCEENLKLPTIAVTEKFMYICLFDKQGKYDHRKVMSFDASALRWGKELFMYYNELSQEVIEI